From the genome of Paucidesulfovibrio longus DSM 6739, one region includes:
- a CDS encoding glycosyltransferase family 4 protein, translated as MKICIIAGYAPSLVNFRGPLLRAMRAQGHEVCALAPGGAEAEGVDEALASWGVGFRAVRLSRRGLNPYADLRAVLDLRAALVEERADLVLSYTIKPVIFGSFAAQRAGVRRIYSMVTGLGRAFEGVGAAAWVLSAVVRGLYRGALHFNERVFFQNRDDERYFRENGMLSPDTPSAVTFGTGVDLDRFPSTALPDGPPLFLCMARLLRDKGVAEFAAAARAVRREFPQARFRLLGGLERGPGAVGEAEVRSWVAEGVLEYPGEVADVRPHLAEASVVVLPSYYGEGLPRSLQEAASMGRAVVTTDHPGCRDAVIHGQSGLLVPVRDVSALSGALKRFILEPDLSARMGAAARTLAEERFDVRRINEILLEGMGLC; from the coding sequence ATGAAAATTTGCATAATCGCTGGATACGCCCCTTCCCTGGTGAATTTTCGCGGCCCGCTGCTGCGGGCCATGCGCGCCCAGGGGCATGAGGTCTGCGCGCTCGCTCCGGGCGGGGCCGAGGCTGAGGGCGTGGACGAGGCGCTGGCGTCCTGGGGCGTGGGCTTTCGCGCGGTGCGCCTTTCCCGCCGGGGGCTGAACCCGTATGCGGACCTGCGCGCCGTGTTGGACCTGCGCGCGGCCCTGGTGGAGGAGCGCGCCGACCTCGTGCTTTCCTATACGATCAAGCCCGTGATTTTCGGCTCGTTCGCGGCGCAGCGGGCCGGTGTCCGGCGCATCTATTCCATGGTCACGGGGCTTGGCCGGGCCTTCGAGGGCGTGGGCGCGGCGGCCTGGGTGCTTTCCGCCGTGGTCCGGGGCCTGTATCGCGGCGCGCTGCACTTCAACGAGCGTGTATTTTTCCAGAACAGGGACGACGAGCGGTATTTCCGCGAGAACGGAATGCTCTCGCCGGACACGCCGAGCGCCGTGACCTTTGGCACGGGCGTGGATTTGGATCGTTTTCCCAGCACGGCGCTTCCCGACGGCCCGCCCCTGTTTCTGTGCATGGCCCGGCTCCTGCGGGACAAGGGCGTGGCGGAGTTCGCCGCTGCCGCGCGCGCGGTGCGCCGGGAGTTTCCGCAGGCGCGTTTTCGGCTGCTGGGCGGGCTGGAGCGCGGGCCGGGCGCGGTGGGCGAGGCCGAGGTGCGTTCCTGGGTCGCCGAGGGCGTGCTGGAATATCCGGGCGAGGTCGCGGACGTGCGTCCGCACCTGGCCGAGGCTTCCGTGGTGGTGCTGCCGTCGTATTACGGCGAGGGGCTGCCGCGTTCGCTCCAGGAGGCGGCGTCCATGGGCCGGGCAGTGGTCACGACGGATCATCCGGGCTGCCGGGACGCGGTCATCCACGGCCAAAGCGGTCTGCTCGTGCCTGTCCGGGACGTTTCCGCCTTGTCAGGCGCGCTGAAACGGTTCATTTTGGAGCCTGATCTGTCCGCGCGCATGGGCGCGGCAGCGCGGACCCTGGCCGAGGAGCGTTTCGACGTGCGCAGGATCAACGAAATTTTGCTGGAGGGCATGGGCCTTTGCTGA